In Gemella massiliensis, a single window of DNA contains:
- a CDS encoding mannose/fructose/sorbose PTS transporter subunit IIA has product MVGIIIASHGEFAAGIKQSGTMIFGEQEKVETVVFMPNEGPEDLQRKLQEATKKVDSEEILFLVDLWGGSPFNQANKLFEEAPEKRAIVAGLNLPMLIEAYASRLTMTTAHEIAKAIAPTAIDGVKVRPEELQPKQEPVKQQSVAQSTIPEGTVLGDGKIKFVLARIDTRLLHGQVATNWTKSTNPNRIIIVSDSVSKDELRKKLIEQAAPPGVRAHVIPLDKLVQVYNDPRFGDTKALLLFETPQDALTVIEKGVEIPELNIGSMAHSVGKVQINNVLSLDQDDVDVYKKLRDLGVKFDVRKVLSDSPVDLFKLIEAKSNEGLKL; this is encoded by the coding sequence ATGGTAGGAATTATCATCGCAAGTCACGGTGAATTTGCTGCTGGTATTAAGCAATCGGGAACTATGATTTTCGGAGAACAAGAAAAAGTAGAAACTGTTGTATTTATGCCAAACGAAGGCCCGGAAGACTTGCAAAGAAAACTTCAAGAAGCTACAAAAAAAGTAGATTCTGAAGAAATTCTTTTCCTTGTAGATTTATGGGGTGGAAGTCCATTTAATCAAGCGAATAAACTGTTTGAAGAAGCCCCGGAAAAAAGAGCTATCGTCGCAGGTCTTAACTTGCCAATGTTGATTGAAGCATATGCAAGTAGATTAACAATGACAACTGCACACGAGATAGCCAAAGCTATCGCTCCAACAGCGATTGACGGTGTGAAAGTTCGCCCTGAAGAACTTCAACCGAAACAAGAGCCGGTTAAACAACAATCGGTTGCACAAAGCACTATTCCGGAAGGGACGGTTTTGGGTGACGGCAAAATTAAATTTGTACTGGCACGTATTGATACACGTTTACTACACGGACAAGTAGCGACTAACTGGACAAAATCTACAAATCCTAACAGAATTATTATTGTATCAGATTCAGTATCAAAAGATGAATTGCGTAAAAAACTTATTGAGCAAGCAGCTCCTCCCGGAGTACGTGCTCACGTAATTCCATTAGATAAACTTGTTCAAGTGTATAATGATCCGCGTTTTGGAGATACTAAAGCGTTATTGTTATTTGAAACACCGCAAGACGCATTAACAGTTATTGAAAAAGGTGTAGAAATTCCTGAATTAAATATCGGTTCAATGGCACACTCTGTAGGAAAAGTTCAAATTAATAATGTTTTATCATTAGATCAAGATGATGTAGATGTCTATAAAAAACTTCGTGATTTAGGTGTCAAATTTGATGTTCGTAAAGTATTGAGCGATAGCCCGGTAGATTTATTCAAATTAATTGAAGCAAAATCAAACGAAGGTTTAAAATTATAA
- a CDS encoding RraA family protein — translation MEQKQLIAAIKKVDTASISDAMDKLGISCGLLGIQAVAGGNKICGEAFTVHYIPCGLEKGNVGDFIDDVEPGQVVVIDNGERTYCTVWGDIMTYTAKTKGIEGTVIDGVCRDVDGIKELDYGVYTKGKYMVTGKERVTVDAVNIPIAISGVQVRPGDIILGDDSGVLVIPKERAEEVLVIAKHIEEVEQKIIAEVKNGSTLKVARERFGYHNLQSKNK, via the coding sequence ATGGAACAAAAACAATTAATCGCAGCTATAAAAAAAGTGGATACAGCCAGTATTTCAGATGCAATGGATAAACTAGGGATTTCTTGTGGTTTACTAGGAATTCAAGCGGTTGCCGGTGGGAATAAAATCTGTGGAGAAGCATTTACGGTTCATTATATCCCCTGTGGACTAGAAAAAGGCAATGTAGGAGATTTTATTGATGATGTAGAACCTGGGCAGGTTGTGGTCATTGATAATGGCGAACGAACTTATTGCACAGTATGGGGAGATATTATGACCTATACAGCAAAAACAAAGGGAATTGAAGGAACGGTGATTGATGGTGTCTGTCGTGATGTTGACGGTATCAAAGAATTAGATTATGGAGTTTATACAAAGGGTAAATATATGGTTACAGGAAAGGAACGTGTAACGGTCGATGCGGTGAATATTCCGATTGCTATTTCCGGAGTTCAAGTTCGCCCGGGGGATATTATTCTTGGAGATGATTCGGGTGTATTAGTAATTCCAAAAGAACGAGCAGAAGAAGTTCTTGTAATTGCTAAACATATTGAAGAAGTAGAACAAAAGATTATTGCTGAAGTAAAAAATGGTAGTACTTTGAAAGTAGCACGTGAAAGATTCGGCTATCATAATCTACAATCTAAGAATAAATAA
- a CDS encoding LysR family transcriptional regulator, which translates to MKTKENIKMFYEQIETFLTTVTYGSISAAAKYLYVSQSTVSSRLQQLENELGVQLLIRNKGHRRVELTNYGHSFIPIASQWASLWKDTQHLKDIENIQTLTIASVDAVNNYTFVSFFKKFMSTHPNIRLNIRTHHSSEIYSLVEDRIADIGFVFSRINYPDVVSKPIYRELMYLICSKNSPYHNDMDCGELPTEKEVLLNWGLDYKSWHDLHFNPSCHPALSINTGSMLQRYIQDDSWGVAPMSVINGAMRSNPNLTFFTLTTPPPPRICYIIRNPYPNVNNSKLIEEFEQELTSFISDDENICSFENWMLND; encoded by the coding sequence GTGAAAACGAAGGAGAATATAAAAATGTTTTATGAACAAATAGAAACTTTTTTAACAACTGTTACTTACGGAAGTATTTCAGCTGCTGCAAAGTATTTGTATGTATCACAATCAACAGTTTCTTCAAGACTTCAACAACTTGAAAATGAATTAGGAGTACAACTTTTAATACGAAACAAAGGTCATAGGAGAGTGGAACTTACAAATTATGGACATTCATTCATTCCAATTGCAAGCCAATGGGCTTCTCTTTGGAAGGACACCCAACATCTAAAAGATATTGAAAATATACAAACTTTAACAATCGCCAGTGTGGATGCAGTGAACAACTATACTTTCGTATCATTTTTTAAAAAATTCATGTCCACACATCCAAATATTCGTCTGAATATAAGAACTCACCATTCTTCTGAGATATATTCATTGGTGGAAGACCGCATTGCTGACATAGGTTTTGTCTTTTCAAGAATTAACTATCCTGATGTTGTTAGTAAACCTATTTATCGAGAACTTATGTATCTCATCTGTAGCAAAAACAGCCCTTATCATAACGATATGGACTGTGGTGAGTTACCTACCGAAAAAGAAGTTTTACTGAACTGGGGGTTAGATTATAAAAGTTGGCACGACCTTCATTTCAACCCATCTTGCCACCCTGCCTTAAGCATTAATACCGGTTCCATGCTTCAACGATACATTCAAGATGACAGTTGGGGAGTTGCACCAATGTCCGTAATCAACGGCGCCATGCGTTCTAATCCTAATCTGACTTTTTTCACATTAACAACCCCACCGCCTCCTCGGATTTGCTATATTATTAGAAACCCATATCCAAATGTAAATAATTCAAAGCTGATTGAAGAGTTTGAACAAGAATTAACTTCATTTATTTCTGATGATGAAAATATCTGTTCTTTTGAAAATTGGATGTTAAACGATTAA
- a CDS encoding nucleobase:cation symporter-2 family protein, which yields MKTFILSLQHVLAMYAGAVIVPIIVAAGLGLSSEQTTYLVSVDIFMCGVATFLQVYKGKFVGIGLPVVLGCTFTAVAPMISIGKNFGLATMYGAIFISGLVVVLISPFFAKVAKLFPPVVTGSVVTIIGITLVPVAMNYIAGGQGSADFGNPKNILLAFVTLIIILIIYKFTTGFIHSIAILLGLVIGTVLANFMGMVSFAEVGQAGWFQHPTPFKFSGFEFKSSAILTFVIVGIVSMIESTGVYYALGNICDKKIGEQDLRRGYLAEGLAVMLGSSVNAFPYTTYSQNVGLVQISGVKSKKVMYVMVLLLLVFGSIPKIGALATIVPQPVLGGAMISMFGMVLAYGVKMLGSTDFAKQENLMIIACSVGLGLGVTTVPTAFAKLPEFIRVFTDSGIVLGTIVAIVMNLVFNRKSKVKNK from the coding sequence TTGAAAACATTTATTTTGAGTTTACAACACGTACTTGCTATGTATGCGGGAGCTGTTATTGTTCCCATTATTGTAGCAGCGGGGCTAGGACTTTCTTCTGAACAGACAACATATTTAGTTTCTGTTGATATATTTATGTGTGGAGTTGCAACTTTTCTACAAGTTTATAAAGGTAAATTTGTCGGTATTGGGTTACCGGTTGTTCTCGGTTGTACTTTTACAGCAGTAGCACCGATGATCTCTATTGGAAAAAATTTCGGGCTTGCTACAATGTATGGAGCAATTTTTATTTCAGGATTGGTTGTTGTTCTTATATCACCGTTTTTTGCTAAAGTGGCTAAGTTGTTTCCACCCGTAGTAACCGGTAGTGTAGTGACAATTATTGGAATTACTTTAGTTCCGGTAGCGATGAATTATATAGCCGGAGGGCAGGGATCAGCTGATTTTGGGAATCCTAAAAATATTCTATTGGCATTTGTAACATTGATTATTATTTTAATAATTTATAAATTTACAACAGGATTTATTCATTCAATAGCTATTTTATTAGGTCTTGTAATAGGGACAGTGTTGGCAAATTTTATGGGAATGGTAAGTTTTGCAGAAGTAGGTCAAGCCGGATGGTTTCAACATCCTACGCCGTTTAAATTTTCGGGATTTGAATTTAAGAGCAGTGCCATTTTAACCTTTGTTATTGTTGGAATAGTAAGCATGATAGAATCTACGGGGGTATATTATGCACTTGGAAATATTTGCGATAAAAAAATTGGAGAGCAAGATTTAAGAAGAGGATATTTAGCAGAAGGATTAGCAGTAATGTTAGGTTCAAGCGTCAACGCCTTTCCATATACTACATACTCTCAAAATGTCGGACTTGTTCAAATTTCCGGAGTAAAGAGCAAAAAAGTAATGTATGTTATGGTATTATTGTTACTAGTGTTTGGTTCAATACCGAAAATTGGGGCATTAGCAACCATAGTACCTCAGCCGGTTCTTGGTGGTGCGATGATTAGTATGTTTGGAATGGTACTCGCTTATGGGGTAAAAATGTTGGGGAGTACAGATTTTGCAAAGCAAGAAAATCTAATGATTATTGCCTGTTCGGTAGGATTAGGATTAGGAGTTACAACAGTACCGACAGCTTTTGCCAAACTACCGGAGTTTATAAGAGTATTTACGGATAGTGGAATAGTATTGGGAACGATTGTCGCAATTGTAATGAATTTAGTATTTAATAGAAAAAGTAAAGTTAAAAATAAATAG
- a CDS encoding MBL fold metallo-hydrolase yields MINFILGYKIYLIIYRDGNKAIKIHILHIGRVIVDEALSFYKKGENKIAWTGIFRSKKQQISILVSIYLIEHPKGLILIDTGWHINNRTHQIKNLLFQYPVIVRDYVQQKLKV; encoded by the coding sequence TTGATAAATTTTATTTTAGGTTATAAAATATATTTAATAATTTACAGAGATGGTAATAAAGCTATAAAAATACATATATTACATATCGGGAGAGTAATCGTTGATGAAGCATTGTCATTTTATAAAAAAGGAGAAAATAAAATAGCGTGGACGGGGATATTTCGCTCAAAAAAACAACAAATTTCTATTCTGGTTTCAATTTACTTGATAGAACACCCAAAAGGATTAATTCTAATTGATACAGGATGGCATATTAATAATAGAACACATCAAATAAAAAATTTGTTATTTCAATATCCGGTCATAGTAAGGGATTATGTGCAACAAAAGTTAAAAGTTTGA
- a CDS encoding RraA family protein codes for MNLTEEVRQKLLKLPTGNIADNNNLVPNQGVMDTAIKPVDFRMKMVGRAFTARCFPGDNLALHQAIYASKPGDVLILDLHGYVNAGHFGDIMATACKLHGLAGIVIDGSCRDAEDIKKLGFPVFSRGFNPSGTVKESLAQLDIPVHCGGIQINPGDIIVGDCDGVVVIPKEYEDKVFEKALAKFDHEVEVIRKLKQGKTTLEIYGFDKIIKEKSILKTL; via the coding sequence ATGAATTTAACAGAGGAAGTAAGACAAAAATTATTAAAATTACCAACAGGAAATATTGCAGATAATAATAATTTAGTTCCCAATCAAGGAGTTATGGATACAGCGATTAAACCTGTAGATTTTAGAATGAAGATGGTTGGCAGAGCTTTTACGGCCAGATGTTTTCCAGGAGATAATTTAGCACTTCATCAGGCAATTTATGCCTCAAAACCGGGAGATGTTTTGATATTAGACCTTCATGGATATGTCAACGCAGGTCATTTTGGAGATATTATGGCAACAGCGTGCAAACTCCATGGGCTTGCCGGGATTGTTATTGATGGTAGCTGTCGAGATGCTGAAGATATAAAAAAACTTGGGTTTCCTGTCTTTTCAAGAGGATTTAACCCATCAGGTACGGTAAAAGAAAGTCTAGCTCAGTTGGATATACCGGTTCACTGTGGAGGTATTCAGATCAATCCAGGAGATATTATAGTTGGTGATTGTGACGGTGTTGTCGTCATTCCTAAAGAATATGAAGATAAAGTATTTGAAAAAGCTTTGGCTAAATTCGATCATGAGGTGGAAGTTATTAGGAAGTTGAAACAAGGAAAAACAACTTTGGAAATATATGGATTTGATAAAATTATTAAAGAAAAAAGTATCTTAAAGACTTTATAG
- a CDS encoding PTS system mannose/fructose/sorbose family transporter subunit IID: MERKVTLSKKDRRSVMLRSQFLQGSWNYERMQNGGWAFALIPALKKLYPNKEDATQALKRHLEFFNTHPYIAAPILGVTLALEEDRANGAEIDDAAIQGVKVGMMGPLAGIGDPVFWFTVRPILGAIAASLALGGSILGPLLFFIAWNAIRIGFLWYTQEFGYKKGSEITSDLSGGILQKVTKGASILGMFVMGILVQRWTNISFPLVVSKVPLDDKAFIHFPGEKEHITGGVLQDIITKVQSGEYSLTPEKVTTLQDNLNQLIPGFAALLLTFVCMWLLKRKVSPIIIIFGLFALGILAHVAGVM, encoded by the coding sequence ATGGAGAGAAAAGTTACATTAAGTAAAAAAGATCGTCGTAGCGTTATGTTGCGTTCTCAGTTCCTTCAAGGATCATGGAACTATGAACGTATGCAAAATGGTGGTTGGGCATTCGCTCTAATCCCGGCACTTAAAAAATTATATCCGAATAAAGAAGATGCAACTCAAGCATTAAAACGTCATTTAGAATTTTTTAACACACACCCATATATTGCAGCACCTATCCTTGGGGTAACACTTGCTCTTGAGGAAGATCGTGCAAATGGTGCGGAAATTGATGATGCAGCTATCCAAGGTGTTAAGGTCGGAATGATGGGGCCGTTAGCCGGTATTGGAGATCCTGTATTTTGGTTTACAGTTCGACCAATTTTAGGAGCTATTGCAGCGTCACTAGCTTTAGGTGGTTCTATTTTAGGACCTTTGTTATTCTTTATCGCATGGAATGCTATACGTATAGGTTTCCTATGGTATACACAGGAATTTGGTTACAAAAAAGGTTCAGAAATTACTAGTGACCTTTCAGGCGGTATCTTACAAAAAGTTACAAAAGGTGCATCAATTCTTGGTATGTTCGTAATGGGTATTTTAGTTCAACGTTGGACTAATATCAGCTTCCCGTTAGTAGTATCAAAAGTACCGTTAGATGATAAGGCATTTATTCATTTCCCTGGAGAAAAAGAACATATTACAGGTGGTGTACTTCAAGATATTATTACAAAAGTGCAAAGTGGAGAATATTCTTTAACACCGGAAAAAGTAACAACATTGCAAGATAACTTAAACCAACTTATTCCGGGCTTTGCGGCATTACTATTAACATTCGTATGTATGTGGCTATTAAAACGTAAAGTAAGCCCAATCATAATAATCTTCGGATTGTTCGCATTAGGTATTTTAGCACATGTAGCCGGAGTAATGTAG
- a CDS encoding PTS mannose/fructose/sorbose transporter subunit IIC, translated as MDFNILSVILVLVVAFLAGMESILDQFQFHQPIIACSLIGLATGHLTECIILGGALQLLALGWANIGAAVAPDAALASVASAIIFVKAANFSADGRNIAIAAAITLATVGLVLTMAVRTLAVVIVHRADSAAENGNFAGVQFWHYVALCMQGLRVAIPAGLLMFIPSEAVKSGLEALPEWFSKGMTIGGGMVVAVGFAMVINLMATKEVWPFFFLGFALAPLKELTLIATGIIGLCIAIVYLNLSNRKGGGGGSASSGDPLGDILNDY; from the coding sequence ATGGATTTTAATATTCTTTCAGTGATTTTAGTCCTTGTAGTTGCTTTTTTAGCAGGTATGGAAAGTATCTTAGATCAATTCCAATTCCATCAACCAATTATTGCATGTTCGCTAATCGGTTTGGCTACGGGACATTTAACAGAATGTATCATTTTAGGTGGTGCGTTACAATTACTAGCTTTGGGATGGGCAAATATCGGTGCAGCTGTTGCACCAGATGCAGCATTGGCATCAGTAGCATCAGCGATTATTTTTGTAAAAGCTGCTAATTTTTCTGCTGATGGACGTAACATTGCGATTGCAGCAGCTATCACATTAGCAACAGTAGGATTAGTATTAACAATGGCAGTTCGTACATTGGCGGTGGTAATAGTACACCGTGCTGATAGTGCGGCAGAAAACGGTAATTTTGCGGGAGTTCAATTCTGGCATTATGTAGCATTATGTATGCAAGGATTACGTGTAGCAATTCCGGCAGGTTTACTAATGTTTATTCCGTCAGAAGCGGTTAAAAGTGGTTTAGAGGCACTACCGGAATGGTTCTCAAAAGGTATGACTATCGGTGGTGGTATGGTAGTAGCAGTAGGTTTCGCTATGGTAATTAATCTAATGGCGACAAAAGAAGTATGGCCATTCTTCTTCTTAGGTTTTGCATTAGCACCGTTAAAAGAATTGACACTTATTGCGACAGGTATTATCGGATTATGTATCGCTATTGTTTACCTAAATCTTTCTAATAGAAAAGGTGGTGGCGGTGGATCTGCCTCATCAGGTGATCCATTAGGTGATATATTAAATGATTATTAG